A DNA window from Ficedula albicollis isolate OC2 chromosome 1, FicAlb1.5, whole genome shotgun sequence contains the following coding sequences:
- the LOC101808700 gene encoding cytochrome c oxidase copper chaperone isoform X2 codes for MSSVAAASCDGKGSGEAREEKKPLKPCCACPETKKARDACIIEKGEENCGHLIEAHKECMRALGFKI; via the exons ATGTCCTCGGTAGCCGCCGCCAGCTGTGACGGCAAGGGCTCGGGGGAG GCGCGGGAGGAGAAGAAGCCGCTGAAGCCCTGCTGCGCCTGCCCCGAGACCAAGAAGGCGCGGGACGCCTG cattattgagaagggagaagaaaattgtgGGCACCTAATTGAAGCTCACAAAGAGTGTATGAGAGCTCTGGGCTTCAAGATATGA
- the LOC101808700 gene encoding cytochrome c oxidase copper chaperone isoform X3, whose amino-acid sequence MSSVAAASCDGKGSGEAREEKKPLKPCCACPETKKARDACIIEKGEENCGHLIEAHKECMRALGFKI is encoded by the exons ATGTCCTCGGTAGCCGCCGCCAGCTGTGACGGCAAGGGCTCGGGGGAGGCGCGGGAG GAGAAGAAGCCGCTGAAGCCCTGCTGCGCCTGCCCCGAGACCAAGAAGGCGCGGGACGCCTG cattattgagaagggagaagaaaattgtgGGCACCTAATTGAAGCTCACAAAGAGTGTATGAGAGCTCTGGGCTTCAAGATATGA
- the LOC101808700 gene encoding cytochrome c oxidase copper chaperone isoform X1, whose amino-acid sequence MSSVAAASCDGKGSGEAREEKKPLKPCCACPETKKARDACIIEKGEENCGHLIEAHKECMRALGFKI is encoded by the exons ATGTCCTCGGTAGCCGCCGCCAGCTGTGACGGCAAGGGCTCGGGGGAGGCGCGGGAGGAGAAGAAGCCGCTGAAGCCCTGCTGCGCCTGCCCCGAGACCAAGAAGGCGCGGGACGCCTG cattattgagaagggagaagaaaattgtgGGCACCTAATTGAAGCTCACAAAGAGTGTATGAGAGCTCTGGGCTTCAAGATATGA
- the POPDC2 gene encoding popeye domain-containing protein 2 isoform X1: protein MTIRFERRTAGEGGEWGRMSANRPSWDQAVLQPPVCDAWKETMEEAAYQLASCIVLLGYMGGSGIFGSLYIFGLLAPGYFCYALWGWLSACGLDIFIWNILLVFACLLQLAHLAYRLRRNTIPEEFDLLYKTMYLPLQVPLEVYKEIVKCCEEPVQSLVREQNYAVEGKTPIDRLSLLLSGRIRVCQDGQFLHYIFPYQFLDSPEWESLRPSEEGTFQVTLTAETDCSYITWPRKKLYLLLRKDRYIARLFSSHLGYDISEKLYSLNEKLFAKFGLRFDIRLPSLYHVLGPASSEGESGDCEELLPGSGQASMSEPPLQLPPPPPLALRPQASRPDSDLLGEDSTSLVLEDFAELPGSFMDYVSEGEYMK, encoded by the exons ATGACAATTCGTTTTGAGCGCAGGACagctggggagggtggggagtGGGGAAGGATGAGCGCAAACAGACCCTCTTGGGACCAGGCTGTTCTCCAGCCTCCAGTGTGTGATGCCTGGAAGGAGACTATGGAGGAAGCAGCCTACCAGCTGGCCAGCTGCATTGTCCTCCTGGGTTACATGGGGGGAAGTGGCATCTTTGGGTCCCTCTATATCTTTGGCCTCCTGGCCCCAGGTTACTTCTGCTAtgctctgtggggctggctAAGCGCTTGTGGGTTGGATATCTTCATCTGGAACATACTGCTGGTCTTCGCCTGCTTGCTTCAGCTAGCTCACCTGGCTTACCGGCTCCGTAGAAACACCATCCCAGAAGAGTTTGACCTCCTCTACAAGACCATGTACCTGCCCTTGCAGGTGCCCCTGGAAGTGTACAAAGAGATTGTGAAGTGCTGTGAAGAGCCAGTCCAGTCACTAGTCAGAGAACAGAATTATGCAGTGGAGGGCAAGACGCCCATTGACCGCCTCTCATTGCTGCTGTCTGGCAG GATCCGAGTGTGCCAGGATGGACAATTCCTTCATTACATCTTTCCATACCAGTTCCTGGACTCTCCAGAATGGGAGTCACTGCGACCCTCTGAGGAAGGAACTTTCCAG gTCACGCTGACAGCTGAGACTGATTGCAGCTACATCACCTGGCCGAGGAAGAAGTTGTATCTCCTCCTGAGGAAGGACCGCTACATCGCCCGGCTCTTCTCCTCCCATCTGGGCTATGACATCTCAGAGAAGCTCTATTCCCTCAATGAGAAGCTCTTTGCCAAGTTTGGCCTTCGCTTCGACATCCGCTTGCCCAGCCTCTACCATGTCCTTGGGCCAGCCTCCTCCGAGGGGGAGTCAGGGgactgtgaggagctgctgcctggctctggccaGGCAAGCATGTCTGAGCCgccactgcagctgccaccaccaccaccactggCTCTGCGCCCCCAGGCTTCCCGACCTGACAGTGACCTGCTCGGTGAGGACTCCACCAGTCTTGTCTTGGAAGATTTTGCTGAGTTGCCGGGGTCTTTTATGGACTATGTGAGCGAAGGGGAGTATATGAAGTGA
- the POPDC2 gene encoding popeye domain-containing protein 2 isoform X2: MTIRFERRTAGEGGEWGRMSANRPSWDQAVLQPPVCDAWKETMEEAAYQLASCIVLLGYMGGSGIFGSLYIFGLLAPGYFCYALWGWLSACGLDIFIWNILLVFACLLQLAHLAYRLRRNTIPEEFDLLYKTMYLPLQVPLEVYKEIVKCCEEPVQSLVREQNYAVEGKTPIDRLSLLLSGRIRVCQDGQFLHYIFPYQFLDSPEWESLRPSEEGTFQVTLTAETDCSYITWPRKKLYLLLRKDRYIARLFSSHLGYDISEKLYSLNEKLFAKFGLRFDIRLPSLYHVLGPASSEGESGDCEELLPGSGQASMSEPPLQLPPPPPLALRPQASRPDSDLLASENHLQSSHPLCKGRAPLAPTQTPEL, encoded by the exons ATGACAATTCGTTTTGAGCGCAGGACagctggggagggtggggagtGGGGAAGGATGAGCGCAAACAGACCCTCTTGGGACCAGGCTGTTCTCCAGCCTCCAGTGTGTGATGCCTGGAAGGAGACTATGGAGGAAGCAGCCTACCAGCTGGCCAGCTGCATTGTCCTCCTGGGTTACATGGGGGGAAGTGGCATCTTTGGGTCCCTCTATATCTTTGGCCTCCTGGCCCCAGGTTACTTCTGCTAtgctctgtggggctggctAAGCGCTTGTGGGTTGGATATCTTCATCTGGAACATACTGCTGGTCTTCGCCTGCTTGCTTCAGCTAGCTCACCTGGCTTACCGGCTCCGTAGAAACACCATCCCAGAAGAGTTTGACCTCCTCTACAAGACCATGTACCTGCCCTTGCAGGTGCCCCTGGAAGTGTACAAAGAGATTGTGAAGTGCTGTGAAGAGCCAGTCCAGTCACTAGTCAGAGAACAGAATTATGCAGTGGAGGGCAAGACGCCCATTGACCGCCTCTCATTGCTGCTGTCTGGCAG GATCCGAGTGTGCCAGGATGGACAATTCCTTCATTACATCTTTCCATACCAGTTCCTGGACTCTCCAGAATGGGAGTCACTGCGACCCTCTGAGGAAGGAACTTTCCAG gTCACGCTGACAGCTGAGACTGATTGCAGCTACATCACCTGGCCGAGGAAGAAGTTGTATCTCCTCCTGAGGAAGGACCGCTACATCGCCCGGCTCTTCTCCTCCCATCTGGGCTATGACATCTCAGAGAAGCTCTATTCCCTCAATGAGAAGCTCTTTGCCAAGTTTGGCCTTCGCTTCGACATCCGCTTGCCCAGCCTCTACCATGTCCTTGGGCCAGCCTCCTCCGAGGGGGAGTCAGGGgactgtgaggagctgctgcctggctctggccaGGCAAGCATGTCTGAGCCgccactgcagctgccaccaccaccaccactggCTCTGCGCCCCCAGGCTTCCCGACCTGACAGTGACCTGCTCG